The Cellulomonas flavigena DSM 20109 DNA segment GTGCTCGGCAGCCCCGCGCAGGCGGCCGCGCCGGCCGTGGAGGAGGCGTTGGCCGCCAACCTGCCGGTGCACGCGACCGACCACGCGCTGGACTGGGACGCGGGCGACGAGACGACGATCACGCTGTCGGGTGCGTCGGCGCAGGTCACGGGGAGCGGTGCGAGCACACGGGGTGGCACGGTCACCATCTCCGCACCGGGGACGTACCGGGTCAGCGGCACGCTCACCGACGGTGCTCTCGTGGTCGCCTCGGCGACCGACGGTGTCGTGCGGGTGGTGCTCGACGGCGCGTCGATCACGTCCTCGACGACCGCGCCCCTGCAGGTGCTCGACGCCGACGAGGTCGTCGTGGTCCTCGCCGACGGCTCGCGCAACAGCCTGACCGACCCGGCCGCCTACCAGTACCCCGAGGGCCAGGACGAGCCGAACGCGGCGCTGTTCTCGACGGCCGACCTCACGATCGCGGGCAGCGGGGCGCTGACGGTGACGGCCAACGCGAACGACGGGATCGCCTCCAAGGACGGCCTGGTCGTCGCCGGCGGCGAGGTGACGGTCCACGCCGCCGACGACGGCGTGCGCGGCAAGGACTACCTGGTGGTCGCGGGAGGGGCCCTGGACGTGACGGCGACCGGCGACGGCCTGAAGGCCGACGACGACGCACCGGAGGCCGGCTTCGTGCACGTGGCCGGCGGCTCGACACGCATCACGTCGGGCGACGACGGCGTGGCGGCGGCCTCGGACGTCCTCGTCGGGGACGGCTCCCTGGAGGTCCGTGCCGGCGGTGGCGCGGGCGCGGGCACCGACACGGGCGCGAAGGGGATCGTCGGTGACGTGTCGGTGGTGATCGGGGGCGGTTCGGTCGCCGTCGACGCGATCGACGACGCCGTGCACGCGGACGACACGATCACCGTCGCCGGCGGGGACACGACGCTCGCGACGGCCGGTGACGGCGTCGACGCGGGCGAGCGCCTGGTGGTGACCGGCGGCGTGCTCACGGTGACGGCGTCGTGGGAGGGCCTCGAGTCCAAGATCGTCGAGATCAGCGACGGGCAGCTCGAGGTCTCCGCCCAGGACGACGCCATCAACGCGTCCGACCCGGTCGCGCCGGACTCCATGGACGTCCTCCCGGGGGTGCACGTCGCCGTGAGCGGCGGCCGGCTCCTGCTGCGCACGGCCGTGGGCGACGGCCTGGACTCCAACGGGACCGCCGCCGTCTCGGGCGGGACGATCGTCGTCGACGGTTCCACGGAGTGGGTCAACAGCGCGCTCGACGTCTCCGGCGACTTCCAGGTCACCGGCGGTGTCGTGGTCGGGACGAGCCACGGTGGGCACGTCGCCGTGCCGTCGACGGCCTCGCCGCAGGCGTGGGTCTCGCTGACCGCGCAGCCGCAGCAGGCGGCGGGCACCCTGCTGCACGTGCTCGCCCCCGACGGCACGGTGGTCGCGTCGCTCCGCACGTCGAAGACGCAGGGCAACGTCACCGTCTCGACGCCCGCGGTGCGCGCGGGCACGCAGTACCGGCTCGCCGTCGGCGGGACCGCCGACGGCCCCACGCTCGGCGGCTACCACGAGCAGCCCGGTGACGCGACGGGTGCCACGGTCGTGGTCACCGCGACCTCCAACACCCCGCCGCCCGAGGGCGGCTGGGGCGGTGGCTGGCCGGGTGGCGGTGGCTGGCCGGGTGGCGGCGGTGGTGGCGGTGGCTGGCCGCCGCCCGGAGGGGGCTGGCCGCCCGCGCGCGGCTGACGGCGGGCCGGTGGACGGGCCGGGGCGGCGGTGCCCCGGCCCGTCCGCCGACCTGGGTATCGTGCGCCGGGTGACCCCCACCGCCACGAGCGCCCTGCGGCAGGCCGCGCTGCGGCTCACCACCTGGTGCGTGACCACCGTGTACCGCGCGTACCGCCTGCACCCCGCGCTGTGGCGCCTCACGGCGCGCAACTACCACCCCGCGATGGAGAGGTTCGCGCGCCTCAACGCGTGGATGATCTGCCAGCACGCGTACCTCGACGTCCCGGCGTACCGGCAGCACGTCGAGGAGGGCGGCTTCCGGTTCCGCTGGTGGGACCTGACGACGTACGCCCCGACGTCCAAGCACGGGTACGTCGACCGGTACCCCGAGGACGAGCGGTGCTGGCACGGGGTCATCGAGACGGTCGGCACGGTGGTCGACGAGTCCAGCGGCTCGTCCGGCACGCCGTACAACTGGATGCGCTCGAAGCGTGAGCTCGCGACCGTCCACAAGAACGTCGCGGGGTACGTGACCTCGCTGTTCGGCACGCGTCGGCTCTTCGCGGTGAACGCGTTCTCGATGGGCGCGTGGGCGACGGGCACCAACACGGGTATCGCGATGTCCCGGATCGCGATGGTGAAGAACACCGGGCCGGACATCGACAAGATCGTCGACACCCTGCGGCACTTCGGGCCCCGGTACACGTACCTCGTGTGCGCGTACCCGCCGTTCCTCAAGCACCTGCGCGACCGGCTCGACGCCGAGGGCTTCGACTGGGACGCGTACGACCTCAACGGGTTCGTCGGCGGCGAGGCGCTCACCGAGGGGCTGCGCGACTACCTCGAGGACCGCTTCGGTCGCGTGTACTCCGGCTACGGGGCGTCCGACCTGACGATCGGCATGGCGGGGGAGAGCGACCTCGCGGTGTGGGTGCGGCGCACGCTCGCGGCCGGCGGACCGCTGCGCGACACCGTGCTCGGCGCGGACGAGACGCGCACCCCGATGGTCTTCCAGTACAACCCGCTCGAGACGTACATGGAGACGACCGAGGACGGCCGCCTGCTCGTCACGCTGAACTCGGCCGACATCATGAGCCCGAAGCTGCGCTACGACATCGGCGACGAGGCGCGGATCGTCACGTTCGACGAGATGAAGGCCGCGATCGCGGCGCTGCCGGACCCGCAGCGGCACCGGCTCGCGTTCGGGTTCGAGCGCGCGTACGCGATCCAGCGCATGCGGCTGCCGTTCCTGCTGCTGTACGGGCGCAAGGACTCGACCGTCTCGTACATGGGCGCGAACCTCTACCCGCTCGACGTCGAGAACGGCCTGTACCTCGACAACCCGCACGCCGCCGCGATCGAGTCGTTCCGGCTCGCCCTGGTCGACATCGGCGACCACGAGCAGCGACCGGCGATCCACCTGCAGCTGCGTGCCGACGCGGACCTGTCGGACGCCCAGCGCGCCGAGCTGGCCGAGCGTGCGACCGCGGGTGTGCTGGGGCACCTCGCGTCGGTGTCGCGCGACGTCGCGCAGTCGCTCGCGGAGGACCCGACGTCGGCCGACCTGCGGGTGCACGTGCACGACCACGGCACCGGGCCGTTCACCGGCGGCAGCACGAAGATCAAGAACGTCTACCTCGTCGACGCCGACGACCGGGACCCGTCGACCGCGCACCCGCGCGCCGGGGCCTGATGCGCACGCGCGACTTCTCGCGGGCCCCGGCGCCGGGCCGGGCCGAGGCGCTCGTCGTCGTCGAGCGTCCCGGCGGGGCGGTGACGTGGGTCCGCGCGACGCGCCGTGCGGCGCGCACGGCGGACGGGCACCTGTGGAGCACCGGCGTGCGGGCGCGCGACGCCTCCGGTGCCGTGCGGGGGCGCGTCGTGTGCTTCGCGACGTCCGCGCAGGCCGCGCGCTGGACCACGACGCTCGACCCGGCGCGGGACCGGTGGCGTGTCTTCCGCGCCGAGGCCGAGGGGTACTCGAACGGCGTGTGGCGCGCGGAGGGTGACGTCATGGCGCACGTCGAGCGGTTCACACCGACGAGCGTCGAGTCCGCGCAGGGCCGGACGCCGCCGCTGGTCGCCCCCGCGCCGCCGCGCCGCCGCGCCGAGGGTCGGCCACGGGCGGGGGATCGCACCGGGCGGCCCGGGACCCCGTCGGCTGCCGGCGCGATGTTCCTGGGCGCGACGCGCTACCGCGGCCCCCACGCGTGGGCCGTGCTGTCCCGCGAGTGGTCCCCGATGGTCGCGGACATGCGCCGGATGCGCGGGTACGTGTGGCACCGCGTGTACTGGGCGCCGCCGTTCACGCTCGGCACGCTCGCGTTCTTCGCCGACCGCGACGCGCTGCTGGCCTTCGCGCGGCACCCCGCGCACCGGCGCCTCATGACGTGGATCACGCGCGACCGGCGGCACGGCACGGGCGGGTACATCCGGGTGCACGTCGCCGAGCCGGCGCCCGCCCCGGGCGCGGCGGGCGGTGGCGCATGAGCGCCCCGACCGTCACCGAGGTGAGGACGCGCGCCGACCTGCGCGACTTCCTCGACCTGCCGCTGCGGCTGCACCCGCGGGACCTGGCCGTCCCGCTGCTCGCGTCCACCGTGGGCTCCTGGTGGCGCGGCACGTCGCCGCACCCCGAGCCGGTGACGCTGCTGCTCGCGCGTGACGCCGTGGGGCGCGTCGTGGGCCGCACGACCGTCCACACCGACGCGCGCCTCGACGCCCGGCTCGGCGCGCCGTCGCTCCTGTTCGGAGCCACCGAGTTCGCGGACACCGAGGCCGCCGCGGCGCTCGTCACCGAGCTCGAGCGCCGGGCCGCCGGCCGCACGCAGCTCTTCGGACCCGTCGCGCTGCTGCCGAACCAGTCCGGCGGCGTCGTGACCTCAGGGTTCGCCGAGCGCGGGTTCATCGACTCGCCGTGGAACCCCGCCGCGGTGCCGGCGACGTACGAGGCCCTCGGCTTCGAGCGCTGGGGCGAGTCGGACACGTGGGTCGTCGACGTCGACCCCGCAGCGGCCGACGGGCTGCCGGCCGCCGACGAGTGGCGCGCGGCGGGCCTGCGGCTCGAGCGGGGGCGACGCTCGCAGGTGGCCCGTCTCGTCCCCGAGGTGCTGGCCGTCCTCAACCGGTCCTTCGCGGCCCTGCCGTACTACACGACCATCACCGACGCCGAGATGGCCGCCGCCACCGACGGCCTGGGCCACCTCGTCGACGAGGACCTGCTGCTGCTCGCGCGCGACGCCACGACCGGCGCGCTGGTGGCGTTCGTGCTGGTGGTGCCCGACATCACGGCCTACGTGCAGCGCGTCGGTGGGCGGCTCGGCCTGCTGCAGCAGCTGCGGCTGCTGGCCACGCGAGGCCGCTACCGCCGCGAGGCGGTGCTCGTCGTCCAGGGGACCGACCCGGACCGGCAGGGGCAGGGGGTGCTGACGTTGCTCACCCGCACGCTGCACGCCCACCTGGCGACCGGTGGCTACGAGCGCCTGCGCTCGACCTTCGTGGGACGGGACAACCCCGCGTCCGCGCGCCAGTTCCAGCGCGTCGGCGGACGGCCCCTGCACGGTGTGACGTTCTACCGGCGGCCCGTCGCGCCGCCCTCGCCCCCGATCCCCGCGGAGGACCCCCGATGACCACGCACGACGACCTGCACCGCTGGGTCCGCACGGCCGGCCGCGCGCCGTCCGCGCACAACACGCAGCCGTGGGCGCCGCGCGTGCGCGACGGGCGCATCGAGGTCGCCGTGGTCCCGGGCCGCGTGCTCGCGGCGGGCGACCCGTCGTTCCGCGACCTGCTGCTGTCCCTCGGCGCGTGGGTCGAGTGCGTCGCGGTCGCCGCGGCAGCCGACGGGCGCGGCGTGCGTGTCGAGGCGACCCCGCACCTCGACCGGCTCGAGGACCTGCCGGTGCGCGGGCCCGCCGACCCCGACGCGCCGGTGCTGGTGCTGCACCCGGACGACCGGCCGGTCCCGACGCCGTTCACGCCGCAGGACGTCCGCGACCGCCGCACCTACCGCGGCCGTCTCGACCCGGCGCCCGACCTGCGCACGGACCTGCCGCCGCTGCCCGACGGGCTCGCGCTGCTGCAGCTCGACGACGCCGCGATGCGTCGGCTCGTGCGGCTGGGGACGGCGTGGACCGTCTCGCGTCGCGCGGTGGCGGCCGAGCTCGTGCGCTGGCTGCGGCTCGACGCCGCGCACCCGCGGTACGCCCGCGACGGCATGACCGACCGCATGCTGCTGCTGCCCGCGCCGCTGGCACGCGTCGGCGCACCGCTCACGCGGCGGCCCGCGCTGCACGACCTCGCGCTCGCGGTCGCCGGACGCGTCGGCGTCGTGGCGGAGGCGCTGCTGCGCGCGCGGCCGCTGCCCCCGGCGCCCGCGGCCGGCGCCCTGCTCGGGGGGCCGCAGCACCTCGTGCTCGTCGCCCGCACCCCGGGCGTGCTGGGCGCCACCGAGGCGC contains these protein-coding regions:
- a CDS encoding carbohydrate-binding domain-containing protein, with translation MRRGTTAAAVAAVLVTGVLGSPAQAAAPAVEEALAANLPVHATDHALDWDAGDETTITLSGASAQVTGSGASTRGGTVTISAPGTYRVSGTLTDGALVVASATDGVVRVVLDGASITSSTTAPLQVLDADEVVVVLADGSRNSLTDPAAYQYPEGQDEPNAALFSTADLTIAGSGALTVTANANDGIASKDGLVVAGGEVTVHAADDGVRGKDYLVVAGGALDVTATGDGLKADDDAPEAGFVHVAGGSTRITSGDDGVAAASDVLVGDGSLEVRAGGGAGAGTDTGAKGIVGDVSVVIGGGSVAVDAIDDAVHADDTITVAGGDTTLATAGDGVDAGERLVVTGGVLTVTASWEGLESKIVEISDGQLEVSAQDDAINASDPVAPDSMDVLPGVHVAVSGGRLLLRTAVGDGLDSNGTAAVSGGTIVVDGSTEWVNSALDVSGDFQVTGGVVVGTSHGGHVAVPSTASPQAWVSLTAQPQQAAGTLLHVLAPDGTVVASLRTSKTQGNVTVSTPAVRAGTQYRLAVGGTADGPTLGGYHEQPGDATGATVVVTATSNTPPPEGGWGGGWPGGGGWPGGGGGGGGWPPPGGGWPPARG
- a CDS encoding phenylacetate--CoA ligase family protein produces the protein MTPTATSALRQAALRLTTWCVTTVYRAYRLHPALWRLTARNYHPAMERFARLNAWMICQHAYLDVPAYRQHVEEGGFRFRWWDLTTYAPTSKHGYVDRYPEDERCWHGVIETVGTVVDESSGSSGTPYNWMRSKRELATVHKNVAGYVTSLFGTRRLFAVNAFSMGAWATGTNTGIAMSRIAMVKNTGPDIDKIVDTLRHFGPRYTYLVCAYPPFLKHLRDRLDAEGFDWDAYDLNGFVGGEALTEGLRDYLEDRFGRVYSGYGASDLTIGMAGESDLAVWVRRTLAAGGPLRDTVLGADETRTPMVFQYNPLETYMETTEDGRLLVTLNSADIMSPKLRYDIGDEARIVTFDEMKAAIAALPDPQRHRLAFGFERAYAIQRMRLPFLLLYGRKDSTVSYMGANLYPLDVENGLYLDNPHAAAIESFRLALVDIGDHEQRPAIHLQLRADADLSDAQRAELAERATAGVLGHLASVSRDVAQSLAEDPTSADLRVHVHDHGTGPFTGGSTKIKNVYLVDADDRDPSTAHPRAGA